From the Chlamydiota bacterium genome, the window GGGCTCTTCTCAAGAAGCCACAAAAGCCGTTTCTAAAATGGTGATCATGGATAATAATCTCCAAGTGATTGTAGAAGCCATTCGCTATGGACGTATCATTGCCAATAATATTCGCAAAGTCATCTACTATTTATTCTCTTCTTCTTTAATTGAGATGAGTTTGATCTCTTTGGCGATTTTTAGTGGCTTGCCTCTGCCACTAACTCCGCTGCAGATCTTGTGGATCAATATTGTCACAGATGGTGTGCAAGACAAAGCCTTTGCCTTTGCAAAAGAAGAAGGCAATGTGATGGAGCAAAAACCCAAAAAACCGACGAAACAATTTTTTGATGCTATGCAGATATTTAATATCTTGTTTTTTGGACTGATTATGGGTGGTTTGACCTATTTTCTATTTGTCTACCTACTAAAGATTTACACGTATAAAAAAGCTTTGACCATAGTATTTACCTGCGTTGCGGCGTCGCAATGGTTCAATGGGGTTCAGGCGCAAAAAGAAAAAGAGCCTTTTTTTTATCGCATCAAACAAAGCTTTACTATCAATCCGTCAATTTTTTTAGGCATAGGCCTTGGTTTTTTGTTGCAGCTTCTTGCTGTCAACGTGTTTCAAGAAGGGTTTTCTACTGTTGCTTTAAGTTTTAACGAGTGGCTCTTTTGTTTTGGTTTTGCTTCTATCGCTTTTTTTGTCATTGAAATCCGCAAGTGGATGATGCTATTCTTTTCTAAAAGGAAATAAGAGAGGTGAGTATGCCCTATAAAGAGATTGATGATTTGCCGCCTAGAGTCAAAAGTCATTTGCCCAAAGGCGCGCTGGAAATTTACTTAGAAGCTTTTAATCATGCATGGCAGCAGTACGCAGATCCTAAAAAACGGACCATGGGTGGCGATCAAGAAGAAGTGGCGCACAGAGT encodes:
- the chaB gene encoding Cation transport regulator ChaB, with amino-acid sequence MPYKEIDDLPPRVKSHLPKGALEIYLEAFNHAWQQYADPKKRTMGGDQEEVAHRVAWAAVKKKYEKGSDNNWHKIS